In the Gossypium raimondii isolate GPD5lz chromosome 9, ASM2569854v1, whole genome shotgun sequence genome, one interval contains:
- the LOC105799886 gene encoding protein CANDIDATE G-PROTEIN COUPLED RECEPTOR 7, whose protein sequence is MAKLPLQILLLFLLSLISSSIAEIKTLTINSDSRPMILFEKFGFTHSGHIAISVSSVSVTSSANAPNPDASRLGFFLLSEEALLQVLLEIQQNPHFCVLDSRYIQHLFTFGDLSPPPLSRFNHTYPVSSPNEYSLFFANCAPETRVSMNVRTETYNLERDGSKDYLSAGLTHLPSLYTFFSILYLVFLGSWIYVCYTNKRSVHRIHLLMSGLLLFKALNLICAAEDKHYVKVTGTPHGWDVLFYIFQFIRVVLLFTVIILIGTGWSFLKPFLQEREKKVLMIVIPLQVLANVASIVIGETGPFIKDWVTWNQLFLLVDIVCCCAIIFPIVWSIRSLRETSKTDGKAARNLAKLTLFRQFYIVVIGYLYFTRIVVFALRTIAAYKYQWVSNAAEETASLAFYLVMFYMFRPVEKNEYFILDEEDEEAAEIALRDEEFEL, encoded by the coding sequence ATGGCGAAACTACCCTTACAGAtcctcctcctcttcctccTTTCCCTCATTTCCTCCTCCATCGCAGAGATCAAAACCCTAACCATCAACTCCGACTCTCGCCCCATGATCCTCTTCGAGAAATTCGGCTTCACCCACTCCGGTCACATCGCCATCTCTGTCTCCTCCGTCTCGGTCACTTCCTCCGCCAATGCCCCCAATCCCGACGCTTCCCGCCTTGGCTTCTTCCTCTTATCCGAGGAAGCTCTCCTCCAAGTCCTCCTCGAGATTCAACAGAATCCTCACTTTTGCGTCCTCGATTCTCGCTACATCCAGCATCTCTTCACCTTCGGCGACCTCTCCCCACCTCCCCTCTCGCGTTTCAACCACACTTACCCTGTTTCTTCACCCAATGAATACTCTCTCTTTTTCGCCAATTGCGCCCCCGAAACCCGCGTTTCGATGAACGTCCGAACCGAGACCTACAATCTCGAACGCGACGGTTCCAAAGATTACCTCTCCGCTGGTCTAACCCACCTCCCTTCCCTTTACACCTTCTTCTCCATCCTCTACTTAGTCTTCTTGGGTAGTTGGATCTACGTTTGTTATACCAACAAACGATCCGTGCACCGGATCCATTTATTGATGAGCggtttacttttattcaaagcTTTGAATCTGATCTGCGCTGCCGAAGATAAGCATTACGTTAAGGTTACCGGAACTCCTCACGGCTGGGATGTTTTGTtctacatttttcaatttattcgtGTCGTTTTGCTTTTCACCGTCATCATTTTGATCGGCACCGGTTGGTCCTTTTTGAAACCATTTTTACAAGAAAGGGAAAAGAAGGTTTTGATGATCGTGATCCCGCTTCAAGTTTTAGCTAATGTTGCTTCGATCGTGATCGGGGAAACTGGGCCTTTTATTAAAGATTGGGTGACATGGAATCAGTTGTTTTTGCTGGTTGATATCGTCTGCTGTTGCGCTATTATTTTCCCAATTGTTTGGTCGATCCGTTCATTGAGAGAAACTTCGAAGACCGATGGGAAGGCTGCAAGGAATTTGGCGAAGTTGACCCTGTTTAGGCAGTTTTACATTGTGGTGATTGGGTATTTGTATTTCACAAGAATTGTGGTGTTTGCTTTGAGGACGATTGCAGCTTACAAGTATCAATGGGTTAGTAATGCCGCCGAGGAGACCGCGAGTTTGGCGTTTTATTTGGTTATGTTTTACATGTTTAGGCCGGTGGAGAAAAATGAGTACTTTATTCTTGACGAGGAAGATGAAGAGGCTGCTGAAATCGCTCTTAGAGATGAAGAATTCGAGCTTTGA
- the LOC105797963 gene encoding uncharacterized protein LOC105797963: MSSICISNCLNDARDPGVPVRATYVNLYKWPESDAEFVRSRSSSGSLHGGRVVDSISCRQMYLRSYRFSRKETVPEKTVKCLGRVKEKVGQRKRRYKQKRRIRSRCLIWRKVKVALFRFFNRLLSCSASVDVVDQKTVFF; the protein is encoded by the coding sequence ATGAGTTCGATTTGCATCTCTAATTGCTTGAATGATGCCAGAGACCCTGGGGTGCCTGTGAGGGCAACTTATGTGAATCTTTACAAGTGGCCAGAGTCAGATGCGGAGTTCGTGAGGTCAAGGAGCTCATCAGGGTCCTTGCATGGTGGTAGAGTTGTTGACAGTATCTCATGCAGGCAGATGTATCTGAGGAGCTATAGGTTCTCAAGGAAAGAAACTGTGCCTGAGAAGACTGTGAAATGCTTGGGGAGGGTTAAGGAGAAAGTGGGTCAAAGGAAGAGGAGATACAAGCAGAAGAGACGTATTAGAAGCAGGTGTTTGATATGGAGGAAAGTGAAGGTAGCATTGTTTAGGTTTTTCAATAGGCTACTGTCTTGCTCTGCTAGTGTTGATGTTGTGGATCAAAAGACTGTTTTCTTCTGA